From Nicotiana tabacum cultivar K326 chromosome 15, ASM71507v2, whole genome shotgun sequence, the proteins below share one genomic window:
- the LOC142169533 gene encoding uncharacterized protein LOC142169533, which translates to MGETPFSLVYDSEALILVEIEEPSMRFTLAMEESNNKELRTNLNLLEQRREAALIRMAAQNQIIERYYNRKAHLRYFKIGDLVLKKVLQSTKTTGAGKLNPNLEGPYKVRGIAGNGAYELETMDDKCYQEDSRWHQQQQQKVRLEQKRFEH; encoded by the exons atgggagaaacaccattttcacttGTTTACGATTCAGAAGCTTTAATCCTAGTTGAAATAGAAGAGCCAAGTATGAGATTCACACTGGCGATGGAAGAGTCAAACAATAAAGAATTAAGAACAAATTTGAATTTACTCGAACAAAGAAGAGAAGCAGCTTTAATAAGGATGGCGGCACAAAACCAAATCATAGAACGCTACTACAACAGGAAGGCTCACCTCAGAtatttcaagattggggacttagTTCTCAAAAAGGTTTTACAATCAACAAAAACAACTGGAGCAGGAAAGTTGAACCCAAATTTGGAAGGACCTTATAAAGTTCGAGGTATCGCTGGAAATGGTGCGTATGAGTTAGAAACCATGGACGACAAG TGCTATCAGGAGGATTCAAGATGgcatcagcagcagcagcagaagGTTCGACTTGAGCAGAAGAGGTTTGAACATTAG